A region from the Lycium barbarum isolate Lr01 chromosome 8, ASM1917538v2, whole genome shotgun sequence genome encodes:
- the LOC132605851 gene encoding E3 ubiquitin-protein ligase RDUF1: MSSYWCYRCTRFINISTDNDVVCPHCNTGFIELAEGNNNTNNNTNNNINSPESRRNMSSSRRSRRNTRAGAGDRSPFNPVIVLRSPSEAALSRENHDDNAEVVVGEERNYELYYDDGEGSGLRPLPPTMSEFLMGSGFDRLLEQLSQIEVNGFGTRPENPPASKSAIESMPTVQIASKHVSSEAHCAVCKEAFALGSQAREMPCKHIYHSDCILPWLNLRNSCPVCRHELPAEATTTEGTMSSSDFPRTRNNNDEEAMGLTIWRLPGGGFAVGRFSGGRRGAERELPVVYTEMDGGFNNGVPRRIAWRSRRSNTGRNGGGISRIFSNFASFFRRLTPSNRQRRSLSIHSSSSDSSGSGSGVFRSRSVSNSSMFTRYLRRSRRNWVPEESNGVTRW; this comes from the coding sequence ATGTCTTCATACTGGTGTTACAGATGTACTCGATTCATCAATATTTCAACTGATAACGACGTCGTTTGTCCTCACTGTAATACCGGATTTATCGAACTAGCTGAAGGCAACAACAATACTAATaataacaccaacaacaatatcaactcGCCGGAATCTCGCCGGAATATGAGTAGTTCTCGCCGGAGCCGACGTAATACTCGCGCTGGCGCCGGTGATAGATCTCCGTTTAATCCAGTTATCGTTCTCCGTAGTCCATCTGAAGCAGCACTTTCGAGAGAGAATCACGATGATAATGCTGAAGTTGTCGTGGGAGAAGAGCGTAATTACGAGCTTTACTACGACGACGGTGAAGGTTCCGGTTTAAGACCGTTACCTCCAACGATGTCGGAGTTTTTAATGGGATCTGGATTCGATCGCTTGCTCGAGCAGTTATCGCAAATCGAAGTGAACGGTTTCGGAACTCGACCGGAGAATCCGCCTGCCTCGAAATCGGCTATCGAATCGATGCCGACAGTGCAGATTGCCTCCAAGCATGTTAGCTCGGAGGCGCACTGCGCTGTCTGTAAAGAAGCATTTGCTTTAGGCTCCCAAGCAAGAGAAATGCCCTGTAAGCATATATATCACTCGGATTGTATACTTCCGTGGTTGAACCTTCGTAATTCGTGCCCGGTTTGTAGGCACGAATTACCAGCGGAAGCAACAACAACGGAAGGTACTATGAGTTCCAGTGATTTTCCCCGTACTCGTAATAACAACGATGAAGAAGCGATGGGGCTGACGATTTGGAGACTTCCAGGAGGTGGATTTGCTGTCGGGAGATTTTCAGGCGGTCGGAGAGGAGCGGAAAGGGAATTACCGGTTGTTTATACTGAAATGGATGGTGGATTTAACAATGGTGTGCCTAGAAGAATAGCTTGGAGATCAAGGAGGAGTAATACGGGTCGAAATGGTGGTGGAATAAGCCGGATTTTCAGTAATTTCGCGTCGTTTTTCAGGCGATTGACACCGTCGAATCGACAGAGGAGATCGTTATCGATACATTCGAGTAGTTCGGATTCATCCGGGTCTGGATCTGGTGTTTTTAGGAGTCGGAGTGTGTCGAATAGTTCGATGTTTACTAGGTATTTGAGGAGAAGTAGAAGAAATTGGGTACCTGAAGAAAGTAATGGAGTAACAAGATGGTAA